The following DNA comes from Mycobacteriales bacterium.
TACCGGGACTCCGCGGCGGTGAACACCGCCGCCTCGTGGGCCGTGAGGCCCTGCCCGCCGTACTCGCGCGAAACCGCGAGGCCGCTCCATCCCGCGGCGGCCTTGTGCGCCTCCCAAGCCCGGGCGCGGCCGACGACGTCACTGTGCTCCTCGACGGTCCGGTCGGGAAAGCCGGTCAGCGGCCGTCGCGGGTCCTCGAAGTCGGCCGCGTTCTCCGCCAGCCACGCCGCCGCGCGCGCGGCGACGTCCGTCTGAGTCGTCACGGCACGCTCACTGCGACAGCATCCGCCTGGCCGAGGCCACCGCAGATCGCCGCCACGGCGCGGCCGCCCCCGCGACGGGCCAGCTCGCGGGCGGCGGTCAGCACAAGGCGCGCGCCTGAGGCGCCGGTCGGGTGCCCGAGCGCCACAGCGCCGCCGTTGACGTTCATCCGGTCGAGGAGCTTCCCCCGACGCTCGATGTCCCCGTCGGCGAGCAGGTGCGCGCTGACGAGCGGAACCGCCGCGAACGCCTCGTTGATCTCGATTACGTCGAGATCGTCCAGGTGCCACCCGGCGCTGCTCACCGCGCCCTGCAGGGCCGGCGCGGGCGCTACCGCGATATCGCGCGGGGCCCGCGCGATAGAGGCCCAACCGCGGATCGTGCCCAGCACCGGGAGCCCGAGCTCCTCGGCCACCGAGCGGCGGGCGAGCGCCACGGCACAGCCACCGGTGCTCAGCCCCGGCGCGTTTCCCGGTGTGACCGTGGGGCTGCCGTAGACCGTGGGCAGCTTGGCGAGTGCCTCGAGGGTCACGCCCCCGCGAGGCTCCTCGTCCTCCGCGAGGAACTCCTCCTTGCCCTTGCCGCGGTAGGGCATGGGCACGATCTCGTCGTGAAAGAAACCGTCCGCGTGCGCCCGCCGGTAGCGCTCCTGGGAGCGTAGCGCCCACGCATCCTGCTGCTCGCGGTCGATGCCGTGCTCGACGGCCACCTCTCCGGCATCGACGGCCACGGGTTTTCCTCCGATGTCCGCTCCGGGGCTGTCGATCGGGTCCTTCAGCGACTGCGCCCCCCGCCTGTGGCCCCACCGGTTGTCTGCCGACATCAGGAAGGACGAGCGGCCCATGTTCTCGGCGCCACCGGCGAGCACGACTCCGGCCTCGCCGAGCTTGATGG
Coding sequences within:
- a CDS encoding thiolase family protein, which codes for MAPSPSDVVLVGGLRTPFSRFGGALRTTPSIDLAAHVLRAVLERCDIPADRVDDVFLGFTMPSEYAFDGSIPARTAMLRAGLPDTVRSLTIDRACCSAATAVQLGAKAIKLGEAGVVLAGGAENMGRSSFLMSADNRWGHRRGAQSLKDPIDSPGADIGGKPVAVDAGEVAVEHGIDREQQDAWALRSQERYRRAHADGFFHDEIVPMPYRGKGKEEFLAEDEEPRGGVTLEALAKLPTVYGSPTVTPGNAPGLSTGGCAVALARRSVAEELGLPVLGTIRGWASIARAPRDIAVAPAPALQGAVSSAGWHLDDLDVIEINEAFAAVPLVSAHLLADGDIERRGKLLDRMNVNGGAVALGHPTGASGARLVLTAARELARRGGGRAVAAICGGLGQADAVAVSVP